GCCGTGAAGCGCGGCCAGATCCACGAGATCGCGGGGGAGGACGTCCTGGCTCCCGGGCCCTCGCTGATGCACGGTTTACGCCGGATCCACGAGGTGATTCAGGCTTTCCAAGCGGCTTAGAATTAGCCACTGAGAAAAGCTTGGGGCAGGGGGTGGCCCGCGCTAGCATTGGGACCTCCCCGGGCCCGGGGAGCCTGAGGACTGATGAAAGACCTTGCTCGCGTTCGCCCCGAGACCTTCTTCGCCGATCGCTTCAACGTCACAGCAGGGCTCATGGAAAGGGTGCTCGGCGGCAGCCTCATCGGCCGGGTGGACGACGCCGACATCTACCTCGAGTACTGTATCAACGAGGATCTGCAACTCGAGGAAGGGACGGTCAAAAAGGCCTCTCGCCACGTGAGCCAGGGCGCCGGCGTCCGGGCGCTCTCGGGCACCCGCACGGGCTACGCCCACACCGACGACATCTCGATCCAGAACCTCGAGGAGGCGGCGCGCCAGGCGCGCGCGATCGCCGACCGCGCGAGCGCCTCGGCGACGGTCGCCGTCCCCTCGCGTGGCAGGCCCCACGACCTCTATTCGCTCGCCGAGCCCCCCGTCGTCACCGACCTCGAACGCAAGCTCGCGCTCCTCAGGAACGTGGATGCCGCCTGCCGCGCGGCGGACCCGAGGATCCGGCAGGTGTTCGTCTCCCTCTCGAGCGAGCAGGTGGTCATGCTGATCGCGACGCCCGGCGGCTTCACCGTCGGCGACATCCGCCCGCTCACGCGGCTCAACGTCACGGCGATCGCGGAGGAGAACGGCAAGCGCGAGATCGGGTCTCACGGAGGCGGAGGCCGCGTGCCGCTCGACTTCTTCCTCGAGGGCGAGCGCTGGCGGCGCTTCGCCGGTGAGGCCGCACGCCAGGCGGTCCTGAAGCTCGGCGCCGTGGACGCGCCGGCGGGGTCCATGACGGTCGTCCTCGGCCCCGGCTGGCCGGGCATCCTCCTGCACGAGGCCGTGGGCCACGGTCTCGAAGGTGACTTCAACCGCAAGGGCACGTCCACGTTCGCCGGCCGCATGGGCCAGAAAGTCGCCTCGGAGCTGGTGACGGTCATCGACGACGGCACGATCGCCAACCGCCGCGGCTCGCTGAACGTGGACGACGAGGGCACGCCGACCGGGCGCACCGTGCTGATCGAGAAGGGGATCCTCACGGGCTACATGCAGGACCGGCTGAACGCGCGGCTCATGGGGATGACGCCCACCGGCAACGGGCGGCGCGAGTCGTACGCCCACCCGCCCATGCCGCGCATGACCAACACCTTCATGCTCGCCGGCGAGGACGATCCCGAGGACATCCTCCGGTCCGTCAAGCGCGGTCTCTACGCCGTGACGTTCGGCGGCGGCCAGGTGGACATCACCAGCGGCAAGTTCGTCTTCTCGGCGAGCGAGGCCTACCTGATCGAGGACGGCCGCGTCGGCGCCCCGGTCAAGGGCGCCACGCTCATCGGCAACGGCCCCGAGGCGCTCACGCGCATCTCTCGCGTCGGGCGCGATCTCGAGCTCGACGAGGGCGTGGGCACCTGCGGCAAGGAAGGCCAGTCCGTGCCGGTGGGCGTCGGGCTGCCGACGACTCGGATTGATGACATCACGGTGGGTGGGACGGCGGTATGAAGCCGGGTCGCGCCTGTCTCAGGCCACCCACGGTCGCGCCGGCCTCGCGGACCCCGCTAGAATGAAGATCGACCTGCTCGTCTCGGTGCTCGGGCGCGCGGTCGAGCGCGGCGCCACCGCCGCCGACGGCTTCGTGCTGGAGGAGAGCCGCGGGAGCGCCTCGGTCCGGATGGGCGAGATCGAGACCGTCACCCACTCGCGCGACCAGCGGCTCTCGCTGCGCGTGTTCGCGGGACGCGCGTCGGCCGCGGCCTCGACGTCCGACTTCTCGCGGGACTCGCTCGAGCGTCTCGTGGACGAGGCGACGACGCTCGCCCGCGCCACCGCCGAGGATCCTTGCGCCGGGCTCCCGGACCCCGGGGAGCTGATCGGCCGCCCGCCCGACCTCGAGCTGGAGGACACGGCCGCCGCGGAGCTCACGCCCGAGCAGAAGGTCGAGATCGCGCGGACGTGCGAGGCCGCGGCGCTCGAGAGCGATTCGCGGATCACCAACTCCGAGGGCGCGGAGTGCTACGACCGGCGGACGCGCTACGCCTACGCGACGTCCCACGGGTTCGCCCAGGGCTACCGGACGACGAGCTTCGGCGTGAGCGTGTCCCCGGTGGCCGCGCAGGGCGGCGAGATGCAGCGCGACTCCTGGTACTCGATCGCGCGCCGGCGCGCGCGCGTCGAGGACCCCGCGGCGGTCGGGCGCACGGCGGCGCGCCGCGCGGTGCGGCGCCTCGGAGCGCGGAAGGTCAAGACCGTCGAGGTGCCGGTGGTCTTCGATCCCGAGACCGCGGCGACCCTCGTGCGCTCGCTCGCGTCGGCCGCGAGCGGGCCGAGCCTCTACCGCCGCGCCTCGTTCCTGCTCGACCGGCTCGGCGCCAAGATCGCGGCGCCGCTC
The DNA window shown above is from Candidatus Methylomirabilota bacterium and carries:
- a CDS encoding TldD/PmbA family protein, with protein sequence MKIDLLVSVLGRAVERGATAADGFVLEESRGSASVRMGEIETVTHSRDQRLSLRVFAGRASAAASTSDFSRDSLERLVDEATTLARATAEDPCAGLPDPGELIGRPPDLELEDTAAAELTPEQKVEIARTCEAAALESDSRITNSEGAECYDRRTRYAYATSHGFAQGYRTTSFGVSVSPVAAQGGEMQRDSWYSIARRRARVEDPAAVGRTAARRAVRRLGARKVKTVEVPVVFDPETAATLVRSLASAASGPSLYRRASFLLDRLGAKIAAPLVTIVDDPLIPGGLGSRPFDGEGLPTGRATLVGEGVLESYLLDTYTARKLGMKSTHHASRDGSGVSVSTSNLMLLPGRETPAALIGSVKQGLYVTELIGFGVNGVTGDYSRGAVGLWIENGELAYPVEEVTVAGNLLEMFAGIEGVGDDLALRDRTVSPTLKIGRMVVAGN
- the tldD gene encoding metalloprotease TldD; this translates as MKDLARVRPETFFADRFNVTAGLMERVLGGSLIGRVDDADIYLEYCINEDLQLEEGTVKKASRHVSQGAGVRALSGTRTGYAHTDDISIQNLEEAARQARAIADRASASATVAVPSRGRPHDLYSLAEPPVVTDLERKLALLRNVDAACRAADPRIRQVFVSLSSEQVVMLIATPGGFTVGDIRPLTRLNVTAIAEENGKREIGSHGGGGRVPLDFFLEGERWRRFAGEAARQAVLKLGAVDAPAGSMTVVLGPGWPGILLHEAVGHGLEGDFNRKGTSTFAGRMGQKVASELVTVIDDGTIANRRGSLNVDDEGTPTGRTVLIEKGILTGYMQDRLNARLMGMTPTGNGRRESYAHPPMPRMTNTFMLAGEDDPEDILRSVKRGLYAVTFGGGQVDITSGKFVFSASEAYLIEDGRVGAPVKGATLIGNGPEALTRISRVGRDLELDEGVGTCGKEGQSVPVGVGLPTTRIDDITVGGTAV